The following are from one region of the Corynebacterium hindlerae genome:
- a CDS encoding ABC transporter permease, protein MTKNHTFSDGTFTPDPRHASVPVMIAAQARIEATLFLRHGEQQLLSLIIPAALLIGLSLTDVLGLDSPVHTVFPFTLAIAGMSVGFTGQAIAVAFDRRYGALKRIGASGVPSWTIILGKVVAVVGVSIVQTLILGAIALAIGWTMPLSGILPAAVVMLFGVGTFTAVGLLLGGTCSSEVVLAVANTLWFLLLGSAAYFVLRASGPIPTAALIIPSVSFADALQQALTGSIAWLNLLLLSFWAIAGMAAATKLFRFS, encoded by the coding sequence ATGACCAAGAACCACACCTTTAGCGATGGCACCTTCACCCCGGACCCGCGCCACGCCAGCGTGCCGGTGATGATCGCGGCGCAGGCTCGCATCGAGGCCACACTATTCCTTCGCCACGGCGAGCAGCAGCTGCTGTCTCTGATCATCCCCGCTGCCTTGCTCATTGGGCTGTCGCTTACCGACGTCCTGGGCCTGGACTCCCCCGTCCACACCGTGTTCCCGTTCACGCTCGCCATTGCGGGCATGAGCGTCGGATTCACTGGCCAAGCCATCGCGGTAGCTTTCGACCGGCGCTACGGTGCCCTAAAACGGATCGGGGCCTCAGGGGTGCCTTCGTGGACTATCATCCTCGGAAAAGTGGTGGCCGTGGTGGGCGTATCGATCGTCCAAACACTTATTCTGGGTGCCATTGCGCTGGCTATCGGCTGGACGATGCCCCTGAGCGGGATCCTTCCGGCCGCGGTTGTGATGTTGTTCGGTGTGGGCACGTTCACCGCTGTCGGCCTGCTGCTCGGTGGTACCTGCAGCTCTGAGGTGGTTCTCGCTGTGGCCAACACCCTGTGGTTCCTGCTGCTCGGTTCAGCCGCCTACTTCGTGTTGCGGGCCAGCGGGCCGATTCCGACCGCCGCGCTTATCATCCCTTCAGTGTCCTTCGCCGATGCGCTGCAGCAGGCGCTAACCGGCAGCATCGCGTGGCTGAATCTGCTGTTGTTAAGTTTCTGGGCGATCGCGGGTATGGCGGCTGCCACCAAGCTGTTCCGATTCAGCTAA
- a CDS encoding lycopene cyclase family protein, protein MSTFDMIILGLGPAGAYLGHRATARGLKVLGIDPAAQWTATYGGWVDELADAPLFWRGFPSVRFGGLGYQLDREYGIIDNSWRERLLNFEVLQESAEITSAYSVRVAGVEYQTQMLIDARGATPQPPYQQAFGVFLDSGPVTWMDFHGETFQYSFPTPRGHLVEETLLVTATERPWEQLASTLPQQQNTGEEKVLIPMGPQHYDSPALPYGARAGFINPVCGFSLGTSISLADATLDALWRGGPLPWRTRTFRADVALARRLQRVLLKLEPAQVQHLLKALLLSPFHARFLKLGDLPGTLTGMAWVFARVPLSTKAAILRALI, encoded by the coding sequence ATGAGCACCTTCGACATGATCATCCTTGGCCTCGGCCCGGCAGGCGCCTACCTGGGGCATCGGGCTACCGCGCGGGGACTGAAAGTGCTCGGCATCGATCCGGCCGCGCAGTGGACCGCCACGTATGGCGGTTGGGTGGACGAACTTGCCGACGCTCCCCTGTTTTGGCGCGGATTTCCCAGCGTGCGCTTTGGCGGCCTGGGCTACCAGCTGGACCGGGAGTACGGGATCATTGATAACTCGTGGCGGGAGCGTCTCCTGAACTTCGAGGTGCTGCAGGAGTCCGCGGAGATCACCTCGGCGTACTCGGTGCGGGTGGCCGGGGTGGAATATCAGACGCAGATGCTTATCGACGCCCGTGGCGCCACGCCACAACCGCCCTACCAACAAGCATTCGGTGTGTTCCTGGACAGCGGCCCCGTGACCTGGATGGACTTCCATGGCGAGACTTTCCAGTACAGCTTCCCCACTCCCCGCGGACACTTGGTGGAGGAAACCCTCCTGGTCACTGCCACCGAGCGGCCGTGGGAGCAACTGGCAAGCACACTGCCTCAGCAGCAGAATACGGGGGAAGAAAAAGTGCTCATCCCGATGGGACCGCAGCACTATGATAGTCCCGCTCTGCCCTATGGTGCGAGGGCCGGGTTTATTAATCCTGTCTGTGGCTTCAGCCTGGGGACGTCGATAAGCCTGGCGGACGCCACCTTGGACGCCCTGTGGCGCGGCGGGCCGCTACCGTGGCGCACTCGGACATTCCGCGCTGACGTGGCGCTCGCGCGCCGCCTACAGCGGGTTCTTCTCAAACTTGAGCCCGCGCAGGTGCAGCACCTGCTGAAAGCGCTGCTGCTATCGCCGTTTCACGCCCGCTTTCTAAAGTTGGGTGACCTGCCCGGCACACTCACCGGGATGGCCTGGGTGTTCGCCCGCGTGCCGCTGTCTACGAAAGCAGCGATCCTGCGGGCGCTGATTTAA
- the mptB gene encoding polyprenol phosphomannose-dependent alpha 1,6 mannosyltransferase MptB — protein MTVSSNTRPLTWLKDALPRLGAPGSRSAELHDDHSLEARDLNYFELRRFVALRWIGTLGAFMMGIGALGAGAFPVVGNPYPQFPAGAVMARMLTTSSIVTLLGVGCLVLAWVLMAPFVSTTLANPFSLRPGNAARVSLPMLRRTFIAWVFPIALTAPLFTQDIYSYLAQGAIVASGMDPYSGGPVDLLGPDHVLARSVPFIWAHSPSPYGPVALAIASAISTVTNNSILFGVLGHRLVSVIGLVCAAWALVKLAQRCQVSKQTALWLGALNPLSLLHLIGGIHNEAILLGFLLAGLEFGLRGVDKRGVPGWALFAFGSALITCAGLVKVTGFIALGFLGMALARALQQRGSRPFVALGVAVVAPATVLVAVTALVTAISGIGLGWITGQGGAATIRSWMSVTTDVGIIAGVIGNWLQIGDHTERMLSVTRAVGLAVAGAFMLRMLLATWWGRIHPVGGLGVSLFVMVVLFPVVHPWYLLWAILPLAAWANRPLFRVLAAGYSAIMSFFVLPRGLRLPADTVLSIYVGAALLFIVLLLAFGWLFQKRGIIGLN, from the coding sequence GTGACCGTATCCAGCAACACCCGCCCTCTGACCTGGCTAAAGGATGCCCTGCCACGGCTTGGGGCACCCGGTTCGCGCTCTGCTGAGCTTCACGACGACCACAGCCTGGAAGCCCGGGACCTCAACTATTTCGAGCTGCGCCGCTTCGTCGCGCTGCGCTGGATTGGCACTCTCGGCGCCTTCATGATGGGAATTGGCGCGCTCGGGGCTGGGGCATTTCCGGTGGTGGGCAACCCATATCCACAGTTCCCGGCTGGCGCTGTCATGGCCAGGATGCTCACGACCTCGTCGATCGTCACGTTGCTGGGCGTCGGGTGCTTGGTGCTCGCGTGGGTGCTCATGGCTCCCTTCGTCAGTACTACCTTGGCGAATCCGTTTTCCTTGCGGCCAGGAAACGCCGCTCGCGTGTCCCTGCCGATGTTGCGCCGCACTTTTATTGCTTGGGTTTTCCCGATCGCGCTCACCGCTCCGCTATTTACCCAGGACATTTACTCCTACCTCGCCCAAGGCGCCATAGTGGCCAGCGGGATGGATCCGTATTCCGGCGGGCCCGTTGATCTGTTGGGGCCGGATCACGTGCTTGCGCGGAGCGTGCCATTCATTTGGGCGCACTCCCCGTCCCCGTATGGCCCGGTGGCTCTTGCGATAGCCTCCGCAATTAGCACTGTCACGAACAACAGCATCTTATTCGGGGTGCTCGGGCACCGACTCGTGTCCGTAATCGGTCTGGTGTGCGCAGCGTGGGCCTTGGTCAAGCTCGCACAGCGCTGCCAGGTGTCCAAACAAACCGCGCTCTGGTTGGGCGCGCTCAACCCGCTTTCCTTGTTGCACCTGATCGGTGGCATCCATAACGAGGCTATTTTGCTCGGGTTCTTGCTGGCGGGCCTTGAGTTCGGGCTGCGGGGCGTCGATAAGCGTGGCGTACCCGGCTGGGCCCTGTTCGCCTTCGGTAGCGCTCTCATTACCTGCGCGGGTCTGGTGAAAGTCACTGGGTTTATCGCGTTGGGTTTCCTGGGGATGGCGTTGGCGCGCGCTCTGCAGCAGCGGGGCAGTCGGCCGTTCGTTGCTTTGGGCGTTGCTGTCGTGGCGCCAGCTACCGTCCTGGTGGCGGTCACCGCGCTTGTCACCGCCATTTCCGGGATCGGCCTGGGGTGGATCACCGGGCAAGGCGGTGCGGCCACGATCCGCAGCTGGATGTCGGTGACCACCGACGTCGGCATTATCGCTGGGGTGATCGGCAACTGGCTCCAGATCGGTGACCACACGGAACGGATGCTCTCCGTGACCCGCGCGGTAGGGCTCGCGGTGGCCGGCGCGTTTATGCTTCGTATGCTGCTCGCCACCTGGTGGGGGCGCATCCACCCTGTCGGCGGTCTGGGGGTGTCCTTGTTCGTGATGGTGGTGCTCTTCCCCGTCGTGCACCCCTGGTACCTGCTGTGGGCGATCCTGCCTCTCGCCGCGTGGGCGAACCGCCCGCTGTTTCGTGTGCTGGCGGCCGGATATTCTGCGATCATGAGCTTTTTCGTCCTTCCTCGTGGACTGAGGCTCCCAGCTGATACCGTGCTCAGCATCTACGTGGGAGCTGCGCTGCTGTTCATCGTGTTGCTCCTCGCTTTTGGGTGGCTTTTCCAAAAACGCGGAATCATTGGCCTAAACTGA
- the sufD gene encoding Fe-S cluster assembly protein SufD, with the protein MTAPVKNATYHNNKGDLFTSFNVEDFEVPHGRDEVWRFVPLRRLRGLHDGSFTTATTPDIQVTVPDTATGVTVETVSKDDPRLGQAGAPVDRTSAQAWSAMAEATIVTFAQDSVNSDAVEITVTGRGDDVTSFGAITIIAESGAEALVNLHFVGSGTHSDNHEFIVGDNARLSVVVHEDWNDDAVHLAHERAALGRDATFRHAAAVFGGSLVRLVPQVKFTAPGGDAEMLGVYFADDGQFFEQRLLVDHAQPNCRSNVLYKGALQGDASSERTEARTAWVGDVLIRANAQGTETYEANRNLVLTEGARADAVPNLEIETGEIAGAGHAATVGRFDDEQLFYLLSRGINAEDARRLIVRGFFSEVINRIPGATTRELLESKITEELDGTEL; encoded by the coding sequence ATGACCGCCCCTGTGAAGAACGCTACTTACCACAACAACAAGGGCGACCTGTTTACCTCCTTCAACGTTGAGGATTTCGAGGTTCCCCACGGCCGTGACGAAGTGTGGCGCTTCGTACCACTGCGTCGCCTTCGGGGTCTGCACGACGGCAGCTTTACGACGGCCACCACCCCAGACATCCAGGTGACCGTACCGGACACCGCCACTGGGGTCACCGTCGAGACTGTTTCCAAGGATGATCCGCGGCTCGGCCAAGCTGGCGCACCGGTAGACCGCACCTCGGCTCAAGCATGGTCCGCAATGGCTGAAGCCACCATCGTCACCTTTGCCCAGGACAGCGTGAACTCCGACGCGGTGGAGATCACCGTCACCGGCCGGGGCGACGATGTCACCTCATTTGGCGCGATCACCATCATCGCCGAAAGTGGCGCGGAAGCGCTGGTGAACCTGCACTTCGTTGGTTCCGGAACCCACAGCGACAACCACGAGTTCATCGTTGGCGACAACGCTCGCCTGTCTGTGGTTGTTCACGAGGACTGGAACGATGACGCCGTCCACCTGGCGCACGAACGCGCAGCTCTCGGGCGCGATGCCACCTTCCGCCACGCCGCAGCCGTGTTCGGTGGATCCTTGGTCCGCCTGGTGCCACAGGTGAAGTTCACCGCTCCGGGTGGTGACGCAGAAATGCTCGGCGTGTACTTCGCCGATGACGGCCAGTTCTTCGAACAGCGCCTCCTCGTAGACCATGCACAGCCAAACTGCCGGTCAAACGTGCTCTACAAGGGCGCGCTTCAGGGCGACGCAAGCTCCGAACGCACCGAGGCCCGCACCGCCTGGGTGGGCGACGTGCTCATCCGTGCAAATGCACAAGGCACGGAAACCTACGAGGCAAACCGCAACCTGGTTCTCACTGAGGGTGCTCGTGCGGACGCTGTTCCGAACCTGGAAATCGAAACCGGCGAGATTGCCGGCGCTGGCCATGCAGCCACCGTCGGACGCTTCGACGACGAGCAGCTGTTCTACCTGCTCTCTCGCGGCATCAACGCCGAAGATGCCCGCCGCCTCATTGTGCGGGGCTTTTTCTCGGAAGTAATCAACCGTATTCCGGGGGCTACCACCCGCGAACTCCTTGAGTCCAAGATCACCGAAGAACTTGACGGCACCGAACTTTAA
- the sufU gene encoding Fe-S cluster assembly sulfur transfer protein SufU, translating into MKLEQMYQEVILDHYKNPQHAGLREPYEAEVHHVNTSCGDELTLRVHLSADGTTVEDISYEAEGCSISQASTSVMAEEIVGRPVAEAMETLAAFEEMVTSRGHIEGDPEVIGDGVAFAGVAKYPARVKCALLGWKAFQAATAEALEGKKD; encoded by the coding sequence ATGAAACTGGAACAGATGTACCAAGAGGTCATTCTCGACCACTACAAGAACCCGCAGCACGCCGGACTCCGGGAGCCATACGAGGCCGAGGTTCACCACGTGAATACCTCCTGCGGCGATGAGCTGACGCTCCGCGTCCATTTGTCAGCCGACGGCACCACGGTGGAGGACATCTCTTACGAAGCGGAAGGCTGTTCCATCAGCCAGGCTTCCACGTCCGTGATGGCTGAGGAGATCGTCGGTCGTCCTGTGGCAGAGGCAATGGAGACCCTGGCTGCTTTTGAAGAGATGGTCACGTCCCGAGGCCATATTGAGGGCGACCCAGAGGTCATCGGTGACGGCGTCGCCTTTGCTGGCGTTGCGAAATATCCGGCCCGCGTGAAATGCGCCCTGCTGGGCTGGAAAGCGTTCCAGGCAGCGACCGCTGAAGCTTTGGAAGGAAAGAAAGACTAG
- the sufC gene encoding Fe-S cluster assembly ATPase SufC, whose amino-acid sequence MSTLEIRNLTAQVLPTDDSGEPKQILNGVNLTIKSGETHAIMGPNGSGKSTLAYTLSGHPRYEVTGGEVLLDGVNILDLEVDERARAGLFLAMQYPVEVPGVSMANFLRTAATAVRGEAPKLRDWVKEVKTAQEELSISKEFSERSVNEGFSGGEKKRHEVLQLGLLKPKFAVLDETDSGLDVDALRVVSEGINRYQERENGGVLMITHYKRILNYVKPDYVHVFANGQIITTGGPELADELEANGYDQYL is encoded by the coding sequence TTGAGCACTCTCGAAATCCGCAACCTCACCGCGCAAGTTCTCCCTACCGATGACTCTGGCGAGCCAAAGCAGATCCTTAACGGGGTGAACCTGACCATCAAGTCCGGCGAAACCCACGCGATTATGGGTCCGAACGGTTCCGGTAAGTCCACCTTGGCGTACACCCTCTCCGGGCACCCTCGCTACGAGGTCACCGGCGGTGAAGTCCTCCTCGATGGCGTAAACATCCTCGACCTTGAGGTAGACGAGCGCGCCCGCGCCGGCCTGTTCCTGGCTATGCAGTACCCAGTTGAGGTTCCTGGCGTGTCCATGGCCAACTTCCTGCGCACCGCAGCAACCGCAGTGCGTGGCGAAGCCCCAAAGCTGCGTGACTGGGTGAAGGAAGTAAAGACGGCTCAGGAAGAGCTATCTATTTCCAAAGAGTTCTCCGAGCGGAGCGTGAACGAGGGCTTCTCCGGAGGCGAGAAGAAGCGCCACGAGGTGCTGCAGCTGGGTCTGCTGAAGCCAAAGTTTGCTGTGCTGGACGAGACTGACTCCGGTCTGGACGTCGACGCCCTGCGCGTGGTCTCCGAAGGCATCAACCGTTACCAGGAGCGCGAAAACGGTGGCGTGCTGATGATTACCCACTACAAGCGCATTCTGAATTACGTCAAGCCTGACTACGTTCACGTGTTTGCCAACGGCCAGATCATCACCACTGGTGGCCCTGAGCTTGCTGATGAGCTCGAGGCAAACGGCTACGACCAGTACCTGTAA
- the sufB gene encoding Fe-S cluster assembly protein SufB has translation MTQATHDRDVKPQLTDEEIIDSIGAYQFGWHDPDVAGASAKRGLSREVVADISRMKSEPEWMLERRLKSLDIFEKKPMPTWGADLSGIDFDNIKYFVRSTEQQATTWDDLPEDIKNTYDKLGIPEAEKQRLVAGVAAQYESEVVYHQIRQDLEEKGVIFVDTDTALREHEELFKEYFGTVIPAGDNKFSALNTAVWSGGSFIYVPKGVHVDIPLQAYFRINTENMGQFERTLIIVDEDAYVHYVEGCTAPIYKSDSLHSAVVEIIVKKGGRCRYTTIQNWSNNVYNLVTKRTKCEEGATMEWVDGNIGSKVTMKYPAVWMTGPYAKGEVLSVAMAGEGQFQDTGAKMVHMAPYTSSNIVSKSVARGGGRAAYRGLVQVNKDAHHSTSNVECDALLVDNISRSDTYPYNDIRNDHVSLGHEAKVSQVSEDQLFYLMSRGIGEDEAMAMIVRGFVEPIAKELPMEYALELNRLIELQMEGSVG, from the coding sequence ATGACGCAGGCAACTCATGACCGCGACGTCAAACCCCAGCTCACTGACGAAGAGATCATCGATTCCATCGGTGCATACCAATTCGGCTGGCATGACCCAGACGTAGCCGGCGCTTCCGCCAAGCGCGGTCTGTCCCGCGAGGTCGTGGCAGACATTTCCCGCATGAAGAGCGAACCCGAATGGATGCTCGAACGCCGACTGAAGTCCCTGGACATCTTCGAAAAGAAGCCCATGCCAACCTGGGGTGCCGACCTTTCCGGCATCGACTTCGACAACATCAAATACTTCGTCCGCTCCACCGAACAGCAGGCCACCACCTGGGACGACCTGCCGGAAGACATCAAGAACACCTACGACAAGCTGGGTATTCCAGAGGCCGAGAAGCAGCGCCTGGTCGCCGGTGTGGCTGCGCAGTACGAGTCCGAGGTGGTCTACCACCAGATCCGTCAGGACCTGGAAGAAAAGGGTGTCATCTTCGTCGACACCGACACCGCACTGCGCGAGCACGAGGAGCTGTTCAAGGAGTACTTCGGCACCGTCATCCCTGCCGGTGACAACAAGTTCTCCGCACTCAACACCGCCGTGTGGTCTGGTGGTTCCTTCATCTACGTGCCGAAGGGCGTCCACGTGGACATCCCGTTGCAGGCTTACTTCCGTATCAACACGGAAAACATGGGCCAGTTCGAGCGCACCCTGATCATCGTGGACGAGGATGCTTACGTCCACTACGTGGAGGGCTGTACCGCGCCGATTTACAAGTCCGATTCCCTGCACTCCGCGGTGGTGGAGATCATCGTGAAGAAGGGTGGCCGCTGCCGCTACACCACCATCCAGAACTGGTCCAACAACGTCTACAACCTGGTGACCAAGCGCACCAAGTGTGAAGAGGGCGCCACTATGGAGTGGGTCGATGGCAACATCGGTTCCAAGGTAACCATGAAGTACCCGGCAGTGTGGATGACCGGACCATACGCTAAGGGTGAGGTGCTCTCCGTCGCTATGGCGGGCGAAGGCCAGTTCCAGGACACCGGCGCAAAGATGGTGCACATGGCGCCGTACACGTCCTCCAACATCGTGTCCAAGTCTGTCGCCCGCGGCGGTGGCCGCGCCGCTTACCGTGGCCTGGTGCAGGTCAACAAGGACGCCCACCACTCCACGTCGAACGTCGAATGTGATGCGTTGCTGGTGGACAATATCTCTCGTTCGGACACCTATCCTTACAACGACATCCGCAATGACCACGTCTCTCTCGGACATGAGGCGAAGGTGTCACAGGTGTCTGAGGACCAGCTGTTCTACCTGATGTCCCGTGGTATTGGCGAGGACGAGGCGATGGCGATGATCGTCCGTGGCTTCGTGGAGCCGATCGCCAAGGAGCTCCCAATGGAGTACGCGCTGGAGCTCAACCGCCTGATTGAACTGCAAATGGAAGGATCTGTGGGTTAA
- a CDS encoding metal-sulfur cluster assembly factor has product MSEENVTEEKDPVPPKPEQTEADLAKASDVEEYMRDVIDPELGINVVDLGLVYDIYMVDGTHAVVNMTLTSPACPLTDVIEEQAEQAVVGSGTAEKLTLNWVWMPAWGPHMITEDGRDQLRALGFSV; this is encoded by the coding sequence ATGTCGGAAGAGAACGTAACTGAGGAAAAGGATCCGGTACCACCAAAACCGGAGCAAACCGAGGCAGACCTGGCCAAGGCGTCCGATGTTGAAGAGTACATGCGCGACGTGATCGACCCCGAGCTGGGTATCAACGTCGTTGACCTGGGTTTGGTGTACGACATTTACATGGTCGACGGCACGCACGCCGTGGTGAACATGACGCTCACCTCACCGGCCTGCCCGCTCACCGACGTGATTGAAGAGCAGGCCGAGCAGGCCGTGGTCGGTTCCGGCACCGCCGAAAAGCTGACCTTGAACTGGGTATGGATGCCCGCGTGGGGACCACACATGATCACCGAAGACGGCCGCGACCAGCTACGCGCCCTGGGATTTTCGGTTTAA
- a CDS encoding ABC transporter ATP-binding protein — MTAQESALSLRNVTKKFGTHTAVNDLSFEVPAASVVALLGPNGAGKTTTIEMCEGFQRPDSGTISVLGLNPVTQAGQVRRRIGIMLQGGGAYPGIRVGEMMRLVASYSARPLDSDWLLDLVGLAEHRRTAYRRLSGGQQQRLSLALALVGRPELVFLDEPTAGMDAQSRLLVWDLINQLRADGVTTVLTTHLMDEAEALADNVVIIDQGSVVASGTPAQLMKARDAEIMRIHVDTVDALDVDVLQRELVSFGAQVEAVKPHSYRLLGEVTPALLAALTAEAARQGVLIRSIGVDAGSLEEVFLDLTGRDMRR, encoded by the coding sequence GTGACTGCCCAAGAATCTGCGCTTTCGCTGCGCAACGTGACCAAAAAGTTCGGCACGCACACCGCCGTCAATGATCTTTCCTTCGAGGTTCCCGCGGCCTCCGTCGTTGCCCTCCTCGGTCCCAATGGTGCGGGCAAAACCACGACGATTGAAATGTGCGAGGGTTTCCAACGTCCGGACAGCGGGACTATTTCGGTGCTGGGCCTAAACCCGGTGACGCAGGCCGGCCAGGTCCGCCGCCGAATCGGGATCATGCTGCAAGGTGGGGGCGCGTATCCAGGAATCCGGGTGGGCGAAATGATGCGGCTGGTGGCGTCGTATAGCGCGCGCCCCCTCGACTCCGATTGGCTGCTGGACCTTGTTGGGCTGGCCGAGCACCGTCGCACCGCCTATCGACGTCTCTCCGGCGGGCAGCAGCAGCGACTCTCGCTGGCGCTTGCCCTGGTCGGCCGTCCGGAGCTGGTGTTCTTGGACGAACCGACCGCCGGGATGGACGCCCAATCGCGACTACTGGTGTGGGATCTGATCAACCAGCTGCGGGCCGACGGCGTGACCACCGTCCTCACTACTCACCTGATGGACGAGGCGGAGGCACTAGCCGACAACGTGGTCATCATTGACCAAGGCAGCGTGGTTGCCAGTGGCACTCCCGCGCAGCTGATGAAGGCGCGCGACGCGGAGATTATGCGGATCCACGTGGATACCGTGGACGCGCTGGACGTCGATGTACTGCAGCGAGAGCTCGTTTCCTTCGGCGCGCAGGTAGAGGCCGTGAAACCGCACTCTTATCGTCTCCTCGGCGAGGTAACCCCTGCGCTGCTCGCTGCGCTGACCGCCGAGGCCGCGCGGCAGGGCGTGCTGATTCGATCAATCGGGGTCGATGCCGGATCCCTAGAAGAAGTCTTTTTGGACCTCACCGGACGGGACATGCGGAGGTAA
- a CDS encoding helix-turn-helix transcriptional regulator, producing the protein MTHSDNADGRTRSEIMVTLLRSGPCSASFLGQHLGISAAGVRRHLDILEAEGLAEVAPARSSAQRGRGRPAKSFVLTDRGRSQFGHDYDTLAASALEALRETGGEEAVRAFARKRIEKIVAGITPADASEDSVKQTTEQIVAAFAKSGYAASTSEAGGGVQLCQHHCPISHVASEFPELCEAEHRAIAELLGQHVQPLATIVDGHGICTTNIPLTPINNSPKAPRVTKEGAANDAGNS; encoded by the coding sequence ATGACGCATTCAGATAACGCCGATGGGCGCACCAGGAGCGAAATCATGGTCACGCTGCTGCGCAGCGGCCCGTGCAGCGCCTCGTTCCTCGGCCAGCACCTCGGAATTTCAGCCGCCGGAGTCCGCCGGCACCTGGACATTCTGGAAGCCGAGGGCCTCGCGGAAGTCGCTCCCGCTCGCAGCAGTGCACAGCGGGGCCGAGGCCGTCCGGCAAAGTCCTTCGTTCTCACAGATCGGGGACGAAGCCAGTTCGGTCACGACTACGACACTCTCGCAGCCTCGGCGCTCGAAGCACTCCGGGAGACCGGTGGGGAAGAAGCCGTCCGGGCCTTTGCCCGCAAACGCATCGAAAAGATCGTCGCCGGCATCACCCCCGCGGACGCATCGGAGGATTCCGTCAAACAAACCACCGAGCAGATCGTCGCTGCGTTCGCCAAAAGTGGCTACGCCGCGTCGACCAGCGAGGCCGGTGGCGGAGTGCAACTGTGCCAGCACCACTGCCCAATATCGCACGTGGCCTCGGAATTTCCTGAACTATGCGAGGCCGAACACCGCGCGATCGCGGAACTGCTCGGGCAGCACGTGCAGCCATTGGCGACCATTGTGGATGGCCACGGCATCTGTACTACTAACATTCCACTGACACCTATTAACAACTCACCTAAGGCACCACGTGTAACAAAGGAAGGAGCGGCTAATGACGCAGGCAACTCATGA
- a CDS encoding cysteine desulfurase, whose product MACLVHSDGSLNVDAIRSEFPILHRKVRGDQPLTYLDSGATSQRPERVWRVEEQFVLHTNAPVHRGAYSLAEEATDAYEGARNAIAAFVGAHPDELEFTKNATEALNLVAYVLGDDRAGELQVKAGDTVVVTELEHHANLVPWQELCRRTGATLKWYGTTDDGRIDLDSLELDETVKVVAFTHQSNVTGAIADVPEMVLRAQAVGALTVLDACQSVPHMPVNFRELGVDFAAFSGHKMCGPSGVGALYGRLELLQQLPPFLTGGSMIELVKMEGSTYAPPPQRFEAGTQMTSQVVGLGAAVDFLNEIGMENIAAHEHDLVEYALEQLQRIPGLSLLGPATAENRGSAISFAVEGIHPHDLGQVLDDQGVCIRVGHHCAWPIHRAKSVQASARASFYLYNTREEVDRLVAAIKHAQEFFGVA is encoded by the coding sequence ATGGCTTGTCTCGTTCATTCCGACGGATCGCTCAATGTTGACGCGATCCGGTCGGAGTTTCCTATTCTCCACCGAAAGGTACGCGGTGATCAGCCACTGACGTACCTTGACTCCGGGGCCACCTCGCAACGGCCCGAGCGGGTGTGGCGAGTAGAAGAGCAGTTCGTGCTGCACACCAATGCCCCCGTGCACCGTGGCGCCTACTCTCTGGCAGAGGAGGCAACCGACGCCTACGAAGGTGCCCGTAACGCTATCGCCGCGTTTGTTGGTGCGCACCCGGATGAGCTGGAGTTCACCAAGAACGCCACCGAGGCCCTGAACCTGGTGGCCTATGTTCTAGGCGATGATCGCGCAGGCGAGCTGCAGGTCAAGGCGGGCGACACGGTTGTCGTCACGGAGCTAGAGCATCACGCGAACCTGGTGCCGTGGCAGGAGCTGTGCCGTCGGACCGGCGCCACGCTCAAGTGGTACGGCACCACGGACGACGGCCGGATTGACCTGGACTCTCTGGAGCTGGATGAGACGGTGAAAGTGGTTGCCTTCACCCACCAATCCAACGTGACCGGTGCGATCGCTGATGTGCCGGAGATGGTGCTTCGTGCCCAGGCCGTTGGGGCGCTGACGGTGTTGGATGCGTGCCAGTCGGTGCCACACATGCCAGTGAATTTCCGTGAGCTGGGCGTGGATTTCGCCGCGTTTTCCGGGCATAAGATGTGTGGTCCGTCCGGAGTCGGTGCGCTCTATGGGCGACTGGAGCTGCTGCAGCAGCTGCCGCCATTCCTCACCGGTGGCTCCATGATCGAGCTGGTGAAGATGGAAGGGTCCACCTACGCGCCGCCGCCGCAGCGCTTCGAGGCCGGTACCCAGATGACCTCTCAGGTGGTCGGGCTGGGTGCTGCCGTCGATTTTCTCAATGAGATCGGCATGGAAAACATCGCCGCGCACGAGCATGACCTGGTGGAATACGCCCTGGAACAGCTGCAGCGCATCCCTGGGTTGTCGCTGCTGGGTCCCGCGACGGCGGAGAATCGTGGCAGCGCGATTTCCTTCGCTGTGGAGGGTATTCACCCGCACGATTTGGGTCAGGTCCTCGACGACCAAGGCGTGTGCATCCGTGTGGGCCACCACTGTGCGTGGCCGATCCACCGGGCGAAGTCGGTTCAGGCGTCGGCACGTGCCTCGTTCTACCTGTACAACACGCGTGAGGAAGTTGACCGCCTCGTGGCTGCGATCAAGCACGCCCAAGAGTTCTTTGGAGTGGCATAG